A single Anopheles arabiensis isolate DONGOLA chromosome 2, AaraD3, whole genome shotgun sequence DNA region contains:
- the LOC120896324 gene encoding uncharacterized protein LOC120896324: protein MVASCWSLTSLLCRALSLLSPSFSPIWQCFVQCFFQKLRLMDEKGVVLKDKLEVFLTKLMDADKAKDYVQQCDLRRTNPCDTAYAVYDCYLGKKAKLF from the coding sequence ATGGTTGCATCGTGTTGGTCGCTGACCTCTCTCTTGTgccgcgctctctctctcttatcgccttctttctctcccattTGGCAGTGCTTTGTGCAATGCTTCTTCCAAAAGCTGCGCCTGATGGATGAGAAGGGCGTCGTGCTGAAGGACAAGCTGGAGGTGTTCCTCACCAAGCTGATGGACGCGGACAAGGCGAAGGATTACGTGCAGCAGTGTGACCTGCGGCGCACCAATCCGTGCGATACGGCCTACGCCGTGTACGATTGCTATTTGGGCAAGAAGGCGAAGCTGTTTTGA